One stretch of Streptomyces sp. NBC_00443 DNA includes these proteins:
- a CDS encoding endonuclease/exonuclease/phosphatase family protein, whose protein sequence is MLLGTWNLENLMLPGSGDGAPENDAEYEAKVESLASVITALDPVLLGVQEVKQEEALDDLVRAVGGEWHTALSRHRDARGIRVGFISRTPMRVLRDTRVFAQKLRPVQSDDGAQPGDHDREASRGFLAVEVDTADGPLRVAVAHLKSKLLTYPGNGSKSRFHPHDEAERARFGAYALYRRAAEAATLRGLADFLLEDDGRERDVAVLGDMNDVVNAATTQILLGPPGSELDRERAFRDPDLGDAFRLWNVAPLIPVKRRFSRVNFGRGELIDHVLTSHRLVHRVSEAGTGLPDQQGRALDLPSVGEDPTERVGTPGSDHAPVWIRFGG, encoded by the coding sequence ATGCTCCTCGGTACCTGGAATCTCGAGAACCTGATGCTCCCGGGCAGCGGCGACGGCGCGCCCGAGAACGATGCCGAGTACGAGGCGAAGGTCGAGTCCCTCGCCTCGGTGATCACCGCACTCGACCCGGTGCTGCTCGGCGTCCAGGAGGTCAAGCAGGAGGAGGCGCTCGACGACCTGGTCCGGGCGGTGGGCGGGGAGTGGCACACCGCGCTCTCCCGGCACCGGGACGCCCGCGGCATCCGTGTGGGCTTCATCAGCCGGACGCCGATGCGGGTGCTTCGGGACACGCGCGTGTTCGCGCAGAAGCTGCGCCCCGTGCAGAGCGACGACGGCGCACAGCCCGGCGATCACGACCGGGAGGCGAGCCGCGGCTTCCTGGCGGTGGAGGTCGACACGGCGGACGGGCCCCTGCGGGTGGCCGTGGCGCACCTCAAGTCGAAGCTGCTGACGTACCCGGGCAATGGCAGCAAGTCGCGCTTCCACCCGCACGACGAGGCGGAACGTGCCCGCTTCGGCGCGTACGCCCTCTACCGCCGGGCCGCCGAGGCGGCGACCCTGCGCGGCCTCGCGGACTTCCTGCTCGAGGACGACGGGCGCGAGCGGGACGTGGCCGTCCTCGGCGACATGAACGACGTGGTGAACGCCGCCACGACGCAGATCCTGCTCGGCCCTCCGGGCTCCGAGCTCGACAGGGAACGCGCGTTCAGGGACCCCGATCTGGGCGATGCGTTCCGGCTGTGGAACGTGGCCCCGCTGATACCCGTGAAGCGGCGCTTCTCCCGCGTCAACTTCGGGCGCGGGGAGCTGATCGACCACGTCCTGACGAGCCACCGGTTGGTCCACCGCGTCTCGGAGGCGGGCACGGGCCTGCCCGACCAGCAGGGCCGGGCCCTCGACCTGCCGTCGGTCGGCGAGGACCCGACGGAGCGGGTCGGGACGCCGGGGTCGGACCATGCGCCGGTGTGGATACGGTTCGGCGGCTGA
- a CDS encoding DUF899 domain-containing protein: MSLPEIVSRAQWRAAREELLVKEKAATRARDALGAERRRLPMVEIDEEYVFEGGDGKATLLDLFEGRHQLVVYHFMFAPDWDAGCRSCSGFLDQVGHLAHLKARGTTLVAVSRAPYTKILPFKARMGWTVPWYSSYGSDFNHDFEATLEHEGELVERPGVSCLLRDRDRVFHTYSTYERGLDGLGSATGFLDLTALGRQEAWEEPKGRASALGAPAGSERIRYHDEYED, from the coding sequence ATGTCGCTTCCGGAGATCGTCTCGCGCGCGCAGTGGCGCGCGGCGCGCGAGGAACTGCTGGTCAAGGAGAAGGCAGCCACACGCGCGCGTGACGCGCTGGGGGCCGAGCGGCGCAGACTGCCCATGGTCGAGATCGACGAGGAGTACGTCTTCGAGGGCGGCGACGGCAAGGCCACCCTGCTCGACCTCTTCGAGGGGCGGCACCAACTCGTCGTCTACCACTTCATGTTCGCCCCGGACTGGGACGCCGGATGCCGCAGTTGCTCCGGGTTCCTGGACCAGGTCGGGCATCTGGCGCACCTCAAGGCGCGGGGCACGACTCTTGTCGCCGTCTCCAGGGCGCCGTACACGAAGATCCTGCCGTTCAAGGCGCGCATGGGCTGGACGGTGCCTTGGTACTCGTCCTACGGCAGCGACTTCAACCATGACTTCGAGGCGACCCTGGAGCACGAGGGCGAGCTGGTGGAACGACCCGGCGTGAGCTGTCTCCTGCGGGACCGGGACCGCGTCTTCCACACCTACTCGACGTATGAGCGCGGCCTCGACGGACTGGGCTCGGCCACCGGCTTCCTGGACCTCACCGCGCTGGGTCGGCAGGAGGCGTGGGAGGAGCCCAAGGGGCGTGCGTCGGCTCTCGGGGCGCCTGCGGGCAGTGAACGTATCCGATATCACGACGAGTACGAGGACTGA
- a CDS encoding S8 family peptidase, which translates to MGFTARARTAALGAVVAGTLVTGAISAGGQPAQAAGSAAQDGTKARAKAKPPATVTLITGDRVVVGSDGQVVRLVRGKGREKIGFSVRREAGHTYVVPQDALRLVADGVLDRQLFDVAQLVRDGYDDTRRSTLPLIVGYREDGARDLAAGDPFAGVAVRERRALPAVAGEAFTAPKTGAPALWAAVTNGSSARTAGGTAAPARPIAHVWLDAKVRGALAESVPQIGAPAMWKSGFTGKGVTVAVLDSGVDETHPDLKGVETAQKNFSDSPDVKDRFGHGTHVASIIAGSGAKSDGHYTGVAPGVKLLDGKVLDDDNLGSTSSIVAGMQWAVDQGAKIVNLSLGSLDTPGIDPKEAALARLSDKALFVVAAGNSGDGHRTVWSPGSAPAALTVGAVDKQDQIADFSSRGPNLDGTPKPDLTGPGMDITAALTTQSELPPSEDYVPNSGTSMASPHVAGAAALVLQQHPDWSGARLKALLTGSAKPNPLLNAHQQGAGRVDLVRAATASVVSEPGSLGFGMHTWPHADDKPASRTLTYRNYGTQAVTLRLSASGTDPAGRPAPDGMFTVKDAELTVPAGGTAKTTVTADTRKGTVDGVFGGTVLASGDGQEVRTGLVVDREVESYDVRVRHIDADGAAPGTYATTVTPIGGLGDRVELPYSANGTVVQRLPKGSYQLESLVFAKDNELGFFVQPVLKVTGNVTVTLDSRKAKLFAVKAPDPAAKLVTSTVGYDDEAAGVSNTWSSSGVPPMRTAALGPASDTMRAQFIGVWKNPGAAGKNVDYRFAFNRKGSFFTGLARSVTRAEVAEVKLGFGASATGAKGQVHITPMDERGWTVSTQEPLKQKLPQATTHFLSTAGVRWSWTATQLNSRGEERMQYTKEWVAYKPGSSHTLRFNTGVVGPDLAAGSPEQQGAERTGDYISARIPLFNDGSGNPGSSIVTGGFARLESGGRILAEVPPTDWVGAEVPAASAAYRLTVEASRSAEDTSTSTKVAGVWTFTSARPASDGTARLPLSTVRLAPKLSLQGTAPAGSTLTVPLKLSGAAAAAGQVAALTVNVSYDGGRTWKPLTVTTDAKGARSVSAKHPATAKAVSFRVDLKDKGGNTVRETITNAYRLAP; encoded by the coding sequence GTGGGATTCACAGCACGCGCGAGAACGGCGGCACTGGGCGCCGTGGTTGCCGGGACGCTGGTCACGGGGGCGATATCGGCCGGCGGCCAGCCGGCGCAGGCCGCCGGCTCCGCCGCGCAGGACGGGACGAAGGCCCGGGCGAAGGCGAAGCCACCGGCGACCGTCACCTTGATCACCGGCGACCGCGTGGTCGTCGGCTCCGACGGTCAGGTGGTTCGGCTTGTGCGCGGCAAGGGCCGCGAGAAGATCGGCTTCTCGGTGCGGCGCGAGGCCGGCCACACGTACGTCGTCCCTCAGGACGCCCTGCGCCTGGTCGCCGACGGCGTGCTCGACCGGCAGCTGTTCGACGTCGCGCAGCTGGTCAGGGACGGGTACGACGACACGCGTCGCAGCACGCTGCCGCTGATCGTCGGCTACCGGGAGGACGGAGCAAGGGACTTGGCAGCCGGCGACCCGTTCGCGGGCGTGGCCGTCCGCGAACGCCGTGCGCTGCCCGCGGTCGCCGGCGAGGCCTTCACGGCACCCAAGACCGGTGCCCCGGCGCTGTGGGCGGCCGTCACAAACGGCTCCTCGGCCCGTACGGCAGGCGGTACGGCCGCCCCCGCGCGGCCCATCGCCCACGTCTGGCTGGACGCGAAGGTCCGGGGCGCCCTGGCCGAGAGCGTGCCGCAGATCGGTGCGCCCGCCATGTGGAAGTCGGGCTTCACCGGCAAGGGCGTCACGGTGGCGGTCCTGGACTCGGGCGTGGACGAGACCCATCCTGACCTCAAGGGCGTCGAGACGGCCCAGAAGAACTTCAGCGATTCCCCCGACGTCAAGGACCGCTTCGGGCACGGTACGCACGTGGCCTCCATCATCGCCGGGAGCGGTGCGAAGTCCGACGGCCACTACACGGGCGTGGCGCCCGGTGTGAAGCTGCTGGACGGCAAGGTTCTGGACGACGACAACCTGGGATCCACCTCGAGCATCGTCGCCGGCATGCAATGGGCCGTCGACCAGGGCGCAAAGATCGTCAACCTGAGTCTGGGCTCCCTCGACACCCCCGGGATCGACCCGAAGGAGGCGGCCCTCGCCCGGCTCTCCGACAAGGCCCTGTTCGTGGTGGCCGCGGGCAACTCGGGCGACGGGCACCGCACGGTCTGGTCACCCGGCAGCGCCCCCGCGGCGCTCACCGTCGGTGCCGTGGACAAGCAGGACCAGATCGCCGACTTCTCCAGCCGCGGCCCGAACCTCGACGGCACACCCAAGCCGGACCTCACCGGCCCCGGCATGGACATCACCGCCGCTCTGACCACGCAGAGCGAGCTGCCCCCGAGTGAGGACTACGTTCCGAACTCCGGCACGTCGATGGCCTCGCCGCACGTCGCGGGCGCCGCTGCGCTGGTGCTCCAGCAGCACCCGGACTGGAGCGGAGCCCGGCTGAAGGCGCTCCTGACCGGTTCGGCCAAGCCCAACCCGCTGCTGAACGCCCACCAGCAGGGCGCGGGCCGGGTGGACCTGGTGCGCGCCGCCACGGCCTCGGTCGTCTCCGAGCCCGGCTCCCTGGGCTTCGGCATGCACACCTGGCCGCACGCCGACGACAAACCGGCCTCCAGGACCCTCACTTACCGCAACTACGGCACCCAGGCCGTCACCCTGCGGCTGAGCGCCTCCGGGACCGACCCGGCGGGCCGCCCGGCCCCGGACGGCATGTTCACCGTCAAGGACGCCGAGCTCACCGTTCCGGCCGGGGGCACCGCGAAAACCACCGTCACCGCCGACACTCGCAAGGGCACCGTCGACGGCGTCTTCGGCGGCACCGTGCTGGCGTCGGGCGACGGCCAGGAGGTACGCACCGGTCTGGTGGTCGATCGGGAGGTGGAGTCGTACGACGTCAGGGTGCGGCACATCGACGCCGACGGGGCGGCCCCCGGCACCTACGCGACGACGGTCACCCCCATCGGCGGGCTCGGCGACCGCGTGGAGCTTCCGTACAGCGCGAACGGCACGGTGGTCCAGCGGCTGCCCAAAGGCTCTTACCAGTTGGAGAGTCTTGTCTTCGCCAAGGACAACGAGCTGGGCTTCTTCGTCCAGCCGGTTCTGAAGGTGACCGGGAACGTCACGGTCACCCTCGACTCCCGCAAGGCAAAGCTGTTCGCCGTGAAGGCCCCGGATCCGGCCGCGAAGCTCGTCACCTCCACCGTCGGGTACGACGACGAGGCCGCGGGCGTGTCCAACACCTGGTCCAGCAGCGGCGTGCCGCCGATGCGCACCGCCGCCCTCGGACCGGCGTCGGACACGATGCGGGCCCAGTTCATCGGGGTGTGGAAGAACCCCGGCGCGGCCGGCAAGAACGTCGACTACCGGTTCGCCTTCAACCGCAAGGGGAGCTTCTTCACCGGCCTGGCCCGTTCCGTCACCCGGGCCGAGGTCGCCGAGGTGAAGCTCGGCTTCGGCGCCTCCGCCACCGGGGCCAAGGGCCAGGTCCACATCACGCCGATGGACGAGCGCGGGTGGACCGTCAGCACACAGGAACCGCTGAAGCAGAAGCTGCCGCAGGCCACCACGCATTTCCTCAGCACGGCCGGCGTGCGATGGTCGTGGACCGCCACGCAGCTCAACTCCCGCGGCGAGGAGCGCATGCAGTACACGAAGGAGTGGGTGGCCTACAAACCGGGCTCCAGCCACACGCTGAGGTTCAACACCGGTGTGGTCGGCCCCGATCTCGCGGCGGGTAGCCCGGAGCAGCAGGGCGCCGAGCGGACCGGCGACTACATCAGCGCCAGGATCCCGCTGTTCAACGACGGCAGCGGCAACCCGGGGTCCTCGATCGTCACCGGCGGCTTCGCCCGGCTGGAATCCGGCGGCCGGATCCTCGCCGAGGTCCCGCCCACGGACTGGGTGGGCGCCGAGGTTCCCGCCGCCTCCGCCGCGTACCGCCTGACGGTCGAGGCGAGCCGCTCGGCCGAGGACACCTCCACCAGCACGAAGGTCGCAGGGGTGTGGACGTTCACGTCGGCCCGGCCGGCGTCGGACGGCACGGCCAGGCTGCCCCTGTCGACGGTGCGTCTCGCGCCGAAGCTGAGCCTGCAGGGGACGGCTCCGGCGGGCAGCACGCTCACGGTGCCGCTGAAGCTGAGCGGCGCGGCCGCCGCGGCCGGGCAGGTCGCCGCGCTGACCGTGAACGTCTCCTACGACGGCGGCCGGACCTGGAAGCCGCTCACCGTGACGACCGACGCGAAGGGCGCGCGCTCGGTGAGTGCGAAGCACCCGGCGACCGCCAAGGCCGTGTCCTTCCGGGTGGACCTGAAGGACAAGGGCGGCAACACCGTGCGCGAGACGATCACGAACGCCTACCGGCTCGCTCCGTGA
- a CDS encoding amidohydrolase codes for MTPSPAGLIITRCTVLTHDDHEGIGFAEDAAIVVRDGAVEAVISSAEAEGLTATERIDAHGQVALPGLVNCHTHAPMVALRGVAEDLPTDEWFNDVVWPIESNLTEQDVESGARLACAEMIRGGVTCFADHYFSMDAVAAVVEECGIRAHLGEAYFSSQGAQGRERSLEFALRHRGGADGRITTTLAPHAPYTVDDADLAATAELAREYGLSVHLHASENRDQAEASLARHGVTPIEVLRRTGILDVDVLIAHGTGILDRDLPALRNASGRVAVASAPRGYLKFAWPTTTPVRALRDLGIPVGLATDGAASNNSLDVWESMALTALIQKSATGDPRWLTARQALHHATLQSARAVGLGEVVGSIAPGRRADIILVDLTGPHTQPVHDLAATLVHSARSSDVRTTIVDGRVLMRDRELLTIDVPAVVRELGERMPALLDRGHGKRIQEYDT; via the coding sequence ATGACGCCTTCTCCCGCCGGTCTCATCATCACCCGGTGCACGGTGCTCACGCACGACGATCATGAGGGGATCGGGTTCGCCGAGGACGCGGCGATCGTCGTACGGGACGGGGCCGTCGAGGCGGTGATCAGCAGCGCGGAGGCCGAGGGGCTGACCGCGACCGAGCGTATCGACGCCCATGGCCAGGTCGCCCTCCCCGGCCTCGTCAACTGCCACACCCACGCCCCCATGGTCGCCCTGCGCGGGGTCGCCGAGGACCTGCCCACCGACGAGTGGTTCAACGACGTCGTGTGGCCCATCGAGTCCAACCTCACCGAGCAGGACGTGGAGTCGGGGGCGCGGCTCGCCTGCGCCGAGATGATCCGCGGGGGGGTCACCTGTTTCGCCGACCACTACTTCTCGATGGACGCCGTCGCCGCCGTGGTCGAGGAGTGCGGCATCCGTGCCCACCTCGGCGAGGCCTACTTCTCCTCCCAGGGCGCTCAAGGGCGGGAGAGGTCACTGGAGTTCGCGCTACGGCATCGCGGCGGCGCGGACGGCCGTATCACCACCACCCTCGCCCCGCACGCCCCCTACACCGTCGACGACGCCGACCTGGCCGCCACCGCCGAACTCGCCCGCGAGTACGGCCTGTCCGTCCACCTCCACGCCTCCGAGAACCGCGACCAGGCCGAGGCGAGCCTCGCCCGCCACGGCGTCACGCCGATCGAGGTGCTCCGGCGCACCGGCATCCTCGACGTCGACGTCCTCATCGCGCACGGCACCGGCATCCTCGACCGCGACCTGCCGGCCCTGCGGAACGCCTCCGGCCGTGTCGCCGTCGCCAGCGCCCCACGCGGCTACCTCAAGTTCGCCTGGCCCACCACCACACCCGTACGCGCCCTGCGCGACCTCGGCATCCCCGTCGGCCTCGCCACGGACGGCGCCGCCTCCAACAACTCCCTCGACGTATGGGAGTCGATGGCCCTCACCGCCCTCATCCAGAAGTCGGCCACCGGCGATCCCCGCTGGCTGACAGCTCGTCAAGCCCTGCACCACGCCACGCTCCAGAGCGCCCGCGCGGTCGGACTCGGTGAGGTGGTCGGCAGCATCGCGCCCGGCCGGCGCGCCGACATCATCCTGGTCGACCTCACCGGCCCGCACACCCAGCCCGTCCACGACCTCGCCGCCACGCTCGTGCACAGCGCCCGCTCCTCCGACGTGCGCACGACGATCGTGGACGGGCGCGTGCTGATGCGAGACCGGGAACTGCTGACCATCGATGTGCCCGCCGTCGTACGGGAGTTGGGCGAGCGGATGCCCGCGCTCCTGGACCGCGGTCACGGCAAGCGCATCCAGGAGTACGACACCTGA
- a CDS encoding cytochrome P450 family protein, which yields MDLADGLLGHPYDVYRRLRDTAPVHRIAGPDGSPAWLVTRYDDVREALADPRLSLDKRHAAPGTYRGLALPPALDANLLNMDPPDHTRIRRLVGRAFTPRRVEQLRTPIRRTADRLLDALGPHGTTDLIASYAAPLPITVICDLLGVPDEHRRDFREWTDALVAPDPARPQAAKEAVVAMLGFFTRLLADKRREPADDLLGDLIAVRDTDGDRLGEDELMSLAFLILFAGYENTVQLIGNAVLALLDHPEQLAALREEPSRIPSAVEEFARYEGPALLAIRRFPTEDVTIGGVTVPAGDTVLLSLSAANRDPVRFPDADRLDLGRDASGHLALGHGIHYCLGAPLARAETEVALAALLHRFPELALADDDLRWRRSLRARGLLALPVTYAEKFS from the coding sequence ATGGATCTCGCCGACGGCCTTCTCGGTCACCCGTACGACGTGTACCGGCGCCTGCGCGACACCGCCCCGGTGCACCGCATCGCCGGACCCGACGGCAGTCCCGCCTGGCTCGTCACCCGGTACGACGACGTCCGCGAGGCCCTCGCAGACCCCCGGCTGTCCCTGGACAAACGGCATGCGGCGCCCGGCACTTACCGTGGCCTCGCCCTGCCGCCCGCCCTCGACGCCAACCTCCTCAACATGGACCCGCCCGACCACACCCGGATCCGCCGCCTGGTCGGCCGTGCCTTCACCCCGCGCCGCGTCGAACAGCTCCGCACGCCCATACGGCGGACCGCCGACCGACTCCTCGACGCCCTCGGCCCGCACGGCACCACCGACCTGATCGCCTCCTACGCCGCCCCCCTCCCCATCACCGTCATCTGCGACCTCCTCGGCGTCCCCGACGAGCACCGACGGGACTTCCGGGAGTGGACCGACGCCCTGGTCGCCCCCGACCCGGCGCGACCGCAGGCCGCGAAGGAGGCCGTCGTGGCGATGCTCGGGTTCTTCACCCGGCTCCTCGCCGACAAGCGCAGGGAACCCGCCGACGACCTGCTCGGCGACCTCATCGCGGTCCGTGACACCGACGGCGACCGGCTGGGCGAGGACGAGCTGATGTCCCTCGCCTTCCTCATCCTGTTCGCCGGGTACGAGAACACCGTGCAGCTCATCGGTAACGCCGTGCTCGCCCTGCTCGACCACCCCGAGCAACTGGCGGCCCTGCGTGAGGAACCGTCCCGAATACCCTCCGCCGTCGAGGAGTTCGCCCGCTACGAGGGCCCGGCCCTGCTCGCCATCCGGCGCTTCCCGACCGAGGACGTGACCATCGGCGGCGTGACCGTCCCCGCCGGGGACACCGTCCTGCTCTCCCTCTCCGCCGCCAACCGCGACCCCGTCCGCTTCCCCGACGCCGACCGCCTCGACCTCGGCCGCGACGCCTCCGGTCACCTCGCGCTCGGACACGGCATCCACTACTGCCTCGGCGCCCCGCTCGCCCGCGCCGAGACCGAGGTCGCCCTGGCTGCCCTGCTGCACCGGTTCCCCGAACTCGCCCTCGCGGACGACGACCTCCGGTGGCGCCGCTCGCTGCGCGCCCGTGGCCTGCTCGCGCTGCCGGTGACGTACGCCGAGAAATTCTCCTGA
- a CDS encoding class I SAM-dependent methyltransferase: MRRCGYGSAADTAVPRGPVPERLTWAVENLGLTPGDRVLEVGCGRGVAAALICERLSSGTMTAIDRSATAVEAARRRNEECVAAGRAVFHAASLEESDFPDASFDKILAVNVNLFWVRSPDRELAALRRWLAPGGALCLCWEPPDARRAEEIAGKVSAAVAAQGFEAEVRVGVTGAGSRLVCVRARG, from the coding sequence ATGCGCCGGTGTGGATACGGTTCGGCGGCTGACACCGCTGTGCCGCGGGGGCCGGTCCCGGAGCGACTGACCTGGGCGGTGGAGAACCTCGGCCTGACGCCCGGCGACCGGGTCCTGGAGGTCGGCTGCGGCCGGGGAGTCGCGGCCGCCCTGATCTGCGAGCGGCTCTCCTCGGGCACGATGACGGCGATCGACCGCTCGGCCACGGCGGTGGAGGCGGCGCGGCGCCGTAACGAAGAGTGCGTCGCGGCGGGCAGGGCGGTCTTCCACGCGGCCTCCCTGGAGGAGTCCGACTTCCCCGACGCGTCCTTCGACAAGATCCTCGCCGTCAACGTGAACCTCTTCTGGGTGCGCTCTCCCGACCGGGAGTTGGCCGCGCTGAGGCGCTGGCTGGCGCCGGGCGGCGCCCTGTGCCTGTGCTGGGAGCCGCCGGACGCGCGCCGGGCCGAGGAGATCGCCGGAAAGGTGTCGGCGGCCGTGGCGGCGCAGGGGTTCGAGGCGGAGGTGCGGGTGGGGGTGACCGGGGCGGGGAGCAGGTTGGTGTGCGTGCGGGCACGGGGCTGA
- a CDS encoding FUSC family protein, with protein sequence MSRPARRALSLPPWLAHTLRAQRGPVPWSAVVRGALAAGPLLLVAVLADRASLGVVAAIAAMLAGINDRPGSRRVSVHRLGVPALAGAVGLLVGTMAGDRLGAAALTLLLTGLGLFAGGISAVGPVASASGTQLLVASAIGAGMPLPESGWLRALAYLGGAAWLLGLRLALPTPGSLVGDFRFDGERDAVAIVYDAVANLLDAVGTRHATARRVALTAALDHAQDALTGPRLRRYASSSTERRLHAQYAAALPLAEAATALAWAGEAVPARASEGPRRLAAAVRGNTHTGPLPAPSRSAPALRALDDALLHAAEAFDQGRGNRDLHTRRRTAADLARAVFGAGGREYGLRVALCFGASAAIAQALHHTQWYGQHEHWYWLPATAVFLVKPDLGPLASRVLCRAAGTVLGALLFAGFAAVLPRPEGLIALVALCGALIPVATRHFAAQTAVVTLLVLALVMVGGEPQASLSRIGETLLACAIVLVVGHLPMPGQRGGGVRSRLATADRAAHAYLAHVLRESEATCARRETDAPHRPYEPTPPRSDPRAVRWTLRREAYRALAEARTAIALAAAELPALARHTEGADDVVATLEQLVDTTTACAVHLDDSGRLTPWHTAQLTELLEQLAQHRDRAGLHGPRGPATPDVPLAG encoded by the coding sequence GTGTCCCGCCCCGCACGTCGCGCCCTTTCCCTCCCTCCCTGGCTCGCCCACACCCTGCGCGCCCAGCGCGGCCCCGTCCCCTGGAGTGCGGTGGTCCGGGGAGCCCTGGCCGCCGGGCCGCTCCTCCTCGTCGCCGTGCTCGCCGACCGTGCCTCACTCGGTGTCGTGGCCGCCATCGCCGCCATGCTCGCCGGTATCAACGACCGTCCCGGCAGCCGTCGTGTCTCCGTCCACCGGCTCGGGGTGCCCGCGCTGGCGGGGGCGGTCGGGCTCCTCGTCGGGACGATGGCAGGGGATCGCCTCGGGGCCGCTGCGCTCACCCTCCTCCTCACCGGCCTCGGGCTCTTCGCGGGAGGGATCAGCGCCGTCGGGCCCGTCGCCTCCGCGTCCGGGACGCAACTGCTCGTCGCCTCCGCCATCGGGGCGGGGATGCCGTTGCCGGAGAGCGGGTGGCTGCGGGCGCTCGCCTATCTCGGCGGTGCCGCCTGGCTGCTGGGGCTCCGGCTGGCCCTCCCCACGCCCGGCTCCCTCGTCGGAGACTTCCGGTTCGACGGCGAGCGCGACGCCGTCGCCATCGTGTACGACGCCGTCGCGAACCTCCTCGACGCCGTCGGCACCCGCCATGCCACCGCCCGGCGCGTCGCGCTCACCGCCGCCCTCGACCATGCGCAGGACGCTCTCACCGGGCCCCGGCTGCGGCGGTACGCCTCCTCGTCCACCGAGCGGCGGCTGCACGCGCAGTACGCGGCCGCCCTGCCGCTCGCCGAGGCCGCCACCGCGCTCGCCTGGGCCGGGGAAGCGGTACCCGCGCGGGCCTCCGAAGGCCCCCGGCGCCTCGCCGCCGCCGTACGTGGCAACACCCACACCGGCCCTCTCCCCGCGCCCTCCCGCTCCGCGCCCGCCCTGCGCGCCCTGGACGATGCCCTGTTGCACGCCGCCGAGGCGTTCGACCAGGGCCGGGGCAACCGCGACCTGCACACCCGGCGTCGTACGGCCGCGGATCTCGCCCGAGCCGTGTTCGGGGCCGGCGGGCGGGAGTACGGCCTGCGCGTCGCCCTCTGCTTCGGTGCCAGCGCCGCCATCGCCCAGGCGCTGCACCACACCCAGTGGTACGGGCAGCACGAGCACTGGTACTGGCTCCCCGCCACCGCCGTCTTCCTCGTCAAGCCCGATCTGGGGCCGCTCGCGTCCCGGGTGCTGTGCCGGGCCGCCGGCACCGTGCTGGGAGCCCTGCTCTTCGCCGGGTTCGCGGCCGTGCTGCCCCGGCCGGAAGGGCTCATCGCGCTCGTGGCGCTCTGCGGAGCCCTGATTCCCGTGGCCACCCGGCACTTCGCCGCCCAGACCGCCGTAGTGACCCTTCTCGTGCTCGCCCTGGTCATGGTGGGCGGCGAGCCGCAGGCCTCCCTGAGCAGGATCGGCGAGACGCTGCTGGCCTGCGCGATCGTGCTGGTCGTGGGACACCTGCCGATGCCGGGGCAGCGGGGCGGGGGCGTACGGTCCCGACTCGCGACGGCCGACCGGGCGGCACATGCCTACCTCGCGCATGTGCTGCGGGAGTCCGAGGCCACCTGTGCGCGGCGCGAGACCGACGCCCCCCACAGGCCGTACGAACCCACCCCGCCCCGCAGCGACCCCCGCGCCGTCCGCTGGACCCTCCGTCGCGAGGCCTACCGTGCGCTCGCCGAGGCCCGTACCGCGATCGCCCTCGCCGCCGCCGAACTTCCCGCGCTCGCCCGGCACACGGAGGGTGCGGACGACGTCGTCGCCACCCTCGAACAGCTCGTCGACACGACCACCGCGTGCGCCGTGCACCTCGACGACTCGGGCCGGCTCACGCCCTGGCACACAGCCCAGCTCACCGAGTTGCTGGAGCAACTCGCGCAGCACCGCGACCGGGCCGGGCTGCACGGGCCGCGGGGTCCCGCGACCCCCGACGTACCCCTCGCCGGATGA
- a CDS encoding dihydrofolate reductase family protein — protein sequence MRSVTYSMGVSLDGYIVGPDGGFDFGVPTEDVFRLSVDEIREVGVHLLGRRLYETMLYWETADQHPALEFSTLEFAALWKALPKVVFSTTLSAVQGNARLSPGGLAEEIERLRAEPGEGDIAIGGATLAAEAAAADLIDEYRARVYPVLVGGGIPFFPQHERRVDLELVETRTLSSKVVYLRYRVAR from the coding sequence ATGCGCAGCGTGACCTACTCGATGGGCGTCTCACTGGACGGCTACATCGTCGGGCCGGACGGCGGCTTCGACTTTGGGGTGCCCACCGAGGACGTCTTTCGTCTCTCCGTCGACGAGATCCGTGAGGTCGGCGTCCATCTGCTGGGACGCCGGTTGTACGAGACGATGCTGTACTGGGAGACCGCCGACCAGCATCCGGCGCTCGAGTTCTCCACGCTCGAGTTCGCCGCGCTCTGGAAGGCGCTGCCGAAGGTGGTGTTCTCCACCACCCTTTCGGCGGTGCAGGGCAATGCCCGCCTGTCTCCCGGCGGCCTGGCGGAGGAGATCGAGCGGTTGCGGGCCGAGCCGGGGGAGGGCGACATCGCGATCGGCGGCGCGACGCTCGCCGCCGAGGCGGCCGCGGCGGATCTGATCGACGAGTACCGGGCCAGGGTCTATCCGGTGCTGGTCGGCGGTGGCATTCCGTTCTTTCCCCAGCATGAGCGCCGGGTGGATCTCGAACTCGTCGAGACCCGCACCCTCAGCTCGAAGGTGGTCTACCTCCGCTACCGCGTGGCGCGCTAG